The genomic interval CAAGATCGCGCAGTTGGCATCCTCAATCCTGGGCGACGGCGGCGGCAAGCAAGCGCCGCCGTCCGCGCCGGAGCCGGAGCTCGACGTCGATATGGGGCAGCTGCGCCGGATGATGTCGGCGCTGCGCGGCGGCGGGCACGACTCCGCCAACCGCCACCTGCTCGAGGCCATGAAGCCCTATCTGGCTGAGAAGCGCCGGCGCAAGATCGACCGCGCCATGAAGCTCGCGCGGCTTGCGTCGCTTGCCGAGCTTGCCGCCGAGGACTTGGAGGGGGACGACCATGTATAATCGCTATCAGGGCAACAGCGGCCGGGTCGAGCGCGTGCCGGATGCGCCGCAGCCGTCTATCCGTCCGCGCCCGCCCGCGCCGCCTGCCGGAAACAACAAGCCGCCGCCGGGCTTGCCCGGCGGCGGCTTGCAGCAGTTGCTGCAGAAATTTTCGCTCGCAGACCTCGAAAGCGAGGATCTGCTGCTGATCCTGGTGTTATACCTCATGTACCGCGAGAGCGGCGACAAGGAGCTGCTGTTCATCCTCGGCGGGATGCTGTTTCTTTAGTGCGCGGGCACAAACGGCTCGGGCGGCTGTGCGCCGAGAAAATGGCTCAGGATCGCCTGCGCGATGCGCGGGCAGGCCCGCCCGTCGCCATAGGGGTTGACGGCCTTGGCCATCCGGTCATAGGCGGCCGGATCGTCCAGCAGCTCGGCAGCCAGACGGTAGATCTCCTCCGTGTCCGTGCCGGCGAGCTTGACGGTGCCGGCAGTGACGGCCTCCGGCCGCTCCGTCTCGCGCCGGAGCACGAGCACGGGTTTTCCGAGTGCGGGTGCTTCCTCCTGAATGCCGCCGGAATCGGTCATGACCATGTAACTGCGCGCGATGAGCCGGTGCATGTCCACGGCGTCAAGCGGCGCGATGAGCCGGATGTTCGGCACGCCGCCGAGCAGCTCCTCCGCCGTGCTGCGCACGACCGGGCTCAGGTGCACGGGATAGACGATCTCGACATCCGGATAGTTGAGCGCCAGGCGGCGCACGGCGGTGAAGATGTTGCGCATGGGCTGGCCGTAGTTCTCGCGCCGATGGCAGGTCATGGCGATGACCCGGCGCGAAAAATCGACCTGCCGCAGTTCGTCCGAGACGAACTGCTCCCCGCGGACGGTGTAGGCCATGGCGTCGATCACGGTGTTGCCGGTGACGAAAATGTCGCCCTCCACGGCCTCGCGCTCGAGGTTGTGGGCGTTGTTTGCGGTCGGTGCGAAGTGCAGCGTGGCAATGCGGCCGACGAGCGAGCGGTTCATCTCCTCCGGGAAGGGAGACCAGCGGTCGTACGTGCGCAGACCGGCCTCGACATGGCCGACGGGGATCTTGGCGTAAAACGCGGCGAGCGCGCCGGCAAACGTCGTCGTGGTGTCGCCGTGGACAAGCACGATGTCCGGCTGCACCTCACCGAGCACTTCGCGCATCCGCTCAAGCACGCGCGTTGTGATCGCGGTCAGATCCTGCCCCTGCTGCATGATGTTGAGATCGTAGTCGGCACGAATGCCGAAACAGTCCATGACGGAGTCGAGCATTTCCCGGTGCTGCGCCGTAATGCACACGATGCTCTCGATCTCGGGATGCTTTTGCAGCTCCAGCACGAGCGGCGCCATTTTGATCGCTTCCGGCCGCGTGCCGAAAACGGACATGACTTTAATGCGTTTGCTCATCGTTGACCTCCTGTGCAGGTGCTTCGGCGGCATCGGCGTTGTTTGCCTGTTCGGCTGCTTCGGCTGCTTCGGCTGCTTCGGCCGCTTCGGCCGCTTCGGCCGCTTCCTGCGCCTCCTGCAGCTCCACGTCAATGTGGTGCTTGTGCACGCTCTTGCGGATGAAGGCGCACACGACAAAGCCGATCAGCAGCGCGAGGACGAGCAGTGCGATGCGGATGGAGCCCTTCGTCGTGAGCACGACGGCGGCGAGGCCGAGCGTGGCGCTGATGGCGTAGAGGATCGCGACGGCCTGCTTCTGGTTCAGACCGAGATCCATGAGCTTGTGGTGGAAGTGACCGCGGTCGGCGTGAAACGGGCTCTGTCCGTGCAGGATGCGGCGGCAGAACGCGAAGAGCGTGTCCGATAGCGGCACGGCCAGCGCGAGCACCGGCACGACAAACGTGACGATCGCGTAGAACTTGAACAATCCGAGCACCGACACCGTTGCCAGCACGTAGCCGAGCAGCAGGGAACCGGTGTCGCCCATGAAAATGCGGGCGGGGTTGAGGTTGTAGGGCATGAAGCCGATGCACGCGCCGGCGAGTGCCGCGACGATGAGCGCCACGTTCGGCTCCGACACGAGCAGCGCCACGACCAGAATGGTCACGCAGCTGATGGTCGACACGCCGACGGCCAGACCGTCCAGCCCGTCGATCAGGTTGACGGAGTTCGTGATGCCGACGATCCACAGCACGGTCAGCGGAATGGCGAGCCATCCAAGGACGATGGCCTCCTGACTGCTGAACACGTTCGGGTTCGACACGACGTTGATGACCACGCCGTGCAGCACGGCGATGACGGCGGAGAGGATCTGGATCAGAAACTTCGTCCACGCACGCAGGGAGATGATGTCGTCGATCACGCCGGTGATGACGATGATGATCGACCCGAGCAGAATGCCGCGCACCTCCTGCGTGATGTCCACGAACAGGAGCATCGACACGATGAAGCCCAGAAAGATGGCCAGACCGCCCATGCGGGGGATGGGGTGATCGTGCACGCGCCGGGCCTCGCCCGGTACATCCATGGCGCCAACTTTTTGCGCCAGGATCTTGACGACCGGCGTCAGCGCAAAGCTGACCACGAACGCGATGAGGATCGCTAGCATGACTTTGATCCAGACAGCAGTGTTAAGAAACATGAGAACCGATCTCCAATAATGTAAGTATTATTTGGCGACGAAGCCGACCTTCTTATAGACTTTGCGCAGCGTTTTGTTGGCAATGTAGGACGCCTTTTCCGCGCCGGCCTTGTAGACGCTCTCGAGGTAGGCCTTGTCCTTGAGCAGACGCTCGCTCTCCTCGCGGATGGGGCGCAGCGTCTCGACGACTGCCTCGCCGACGGCGGGCTTGAACGCGCCGTAGCCCTTGCCGTCAAATTCCGCCTCGATCTCCTCGAAGGTCTTGCCGGTGCAGGCGGAGTAGATGCTCATGAGGTTGGACACGCCGGGCTTGTTCGCCAGGTCATAGCGCACGCAGCGCTCGGTGTCGGAGTCCGTGACGGCCTTTTTGAACTTGCGCATGATATCCTCCGGACGGTCGAGCAGGTACACGGTACCGTTGGGGTCTTTGTCAGATTTGGACATTTTGTTTTCCGGCGAGACGAGACTCATGACGCGCGCGCCGATCTTCGGAATGTACGGCTCGGGGATCTTGAACACGTCGCCGTAGATGTTGTTGAAGCGGGTGGCCACGTCGCGGCAGAGCTCGACGTGCTGCTTCTGGTCGCTGCCGACGGGAACGTAGTCCGGCTGATAGAGCAGAATGTCCGCCGCCATCAGGGCGGGGTAGGTGAACAGGCCGCCGTTGATATTCTCGGCGTTTTTGGCGCTCTTGTCCTTGAACTGCGTCATACGCGAGAGCTCGCCGAACATGGTGTAGCAGTTGAGCACCCAGCCGAGCTGGGTGTGCGCGGGCACATGGCTCTGGATGAAGAGCGTGTTCTTTTCCGGGTCGAGACCGCAGGCGATGTATTGCGCGAGCTGCTCGATGGTGCGGCGGCGCAGGTCGGCGGGGTTCTGCCGCACGGTGATCGAGTGCAGGTCGGCCATGAAATAATAGCAGTCAAAGATCTCGGCGCGCTCGCTCCAGTTTTTGATCGCGCCCAAATAAGACCCGAGCGTCAGATCACCGGAGGGCTGGATGCCGGAGAGCATCACTTTTTTTGCTGTTTTTTCTTCCATTTTGATTACTTCCTTAACTGTTGTGCTGAAAATTCGTATTTGTTCGAATATTGTACCACAACCTGTGGTGGAATACAACACAGAAAGTTCCTTGACAATCCATGCGATGTAAAATAAGATATAAATAATTATGGTTTATCTATCCGGAGGATACAGAGAATATGAAAGATCAAAAGTGGTTTGAAGACATGGAGCAGCGCATCCCGCACGGCGAGGTGCGCACCCGCTTTGCACCGAGCCCGACGGGCTATATGCACGTCGGCAATCTGCGCACGGCGCTGTATACGTACCTGATCGCGCGGCACGCCGGCGGTAAGTTCATCCTGCGCATTGAGGACACCGATCAGGGACGCTATGTCGAGGGCGCGGTCGATGTCATTTACAGCACCATGCGCGCCTGCGGCCTGACGCATGACGAAGGCCCGGATGTCGGCGGCCCGGTCGGCCCGTATGTCCAGACCGAGCGGCGGGGACTCTATAAAGAATATGCCGAGCTGCTCATCGCGCGCGGCCACGCCTACCGCTGTTTCTGCGATAAGGACGATGCCGCCGAAGAAAATGTTTCCGACGGCGCGGTCATCCACAAATATGACGGCCGCTGCTCGCGCCTGAGCGAGGAAGAGATCGCGGCCAATCTCGCGGCCGGCAAGCCCTATGTCATCCGTCAGAAGATCCCGCGCGAGGGCAAGACCACGTTCCATGATGAGATCTTCGGCGACATCACGGTCGATAACGACACGCTCGACGATCAGGTGCTCATCAAGCGCGACGGTCTGCCGACGTATAACTTTGCCAACGTCATCGACGACCATCTCATGGGCATCACGCACGTTGTGCGCGGGTCGGAGTACCTGTCGTCCACGCCGAAATATAACCTGCTCTATGAGGGCTTCGGCTGGGAGATCCCGAAGTATATCCACTGCTCGCCGGTCATGCGCGACCAGCACAACAAGATGTCCAAGCGCCACGGCGACCCGTCGTATGAGGATCTGATCGCGCAGGGCTACCTGTCGGAGGCCGTGGTCAACTATGTGGCACTGCTCGGCTGGGCGCCCGGCGGCGAGCGGGAGATCTATTCGCTGCCCGAGCTCGTGGAGGCGTTCGACATCAAGGGCATCTCCAAGTCTCCGGCCATCTTCGATATCGACAAGCTCAAGTACTTCAACAGCGCGTATATCCGCGCCATGACGCCGGAGCAGTTCGCCGCCGTGGCCGCGCCCTATATCCGCCAGACGGTGAAAAACCCCACCATCGACCCCGCGCAGATCGCGCCGCTGCTGCAGCAGCGCTGCGAGGTGCTTACGGACATTCCGGAGAAGGTGGATTTCTTCGACGCGCTGCCGGAGTATGACATCACGCTCTATACCAATAAGAAGTCCAAGACCGACCCCGCCGTCTCGCTCGAGATGCTCAAAACGGTGCGCCCGCTGCTCGCCGAGCTCCCGGCGTGGGATGATGAGACGCTGCTTGCGGCCATGAAGGATCTGGCCGAGCGGCTGGAAGTAAAAAACGCGAAGGTAATGTGGCCGGTGCGCATTGCGGTGTCCGGCCGCGCGGTGACGCCCGGCGGCGCGGTGGAGATCTGCCGCATCCTCGGCCGGGACGAGACCCTGCGCCGGATCGACGCCGGCATC from Clostridiales bacterium carries:
- the trpS gene encoding tryptophan--tRNA ligase, with protein sequence MEEKTAKKVMLSGIQPSGDLTLGSYLGAIKNWSERAEIFDCYYFMADLHSITVRQNPADLRRRTIEQLAQYIACGLDPEKNTLFIQSHVPAHTQLGWVLNCYTMFGELSRMTQFKDKSAKNAENINGGLFTYPALMAADILLYQPDYVPVGSDQKQHVELCRDVATRFNNIYGDVFKIPEPYIPKIGARVMSLVSPENKMSKSDKDPNGTVYLLDRPEDIMRKFKKAVTDSDTERCVRYDLANKPGVSNLMSIYSACTGKTFEEIEAEFDGKGYGAFKPAVGEAVVETLRPIREESERLLKDKAYLESVYKAGAEKASYIANKTLRKVYKKVGFVAK
- the wecB gene encoding UDP-N-acetylglucosamine 2-epimerase (non-hydrolyzing), whose protein sequence is MSKRIKVMSVFGTRPEAIKMAPLVLELQKHPEIESIVCITAQHREMLDSVMDCFGIRADYDLNIMQQGQDLTAITTRVLERMREVLGEVQPDIVLVHGDTTTTFAGALAAFYAKIPVGHVEAGLRTYDRWSPFPEEMNRSLVGRIATLHFAPTANNAHNLEREAVEGDIFVTGNTVIDAMAYTVRGEQFVSDELRQVDFSRRVIAMTCHRRENYGQPMRNIFTAVRRLALNYPDVEIVYPVHLSPVVRSTAEELLGGVPNIRLIAPLDAVDMHRLIARSYMVMTDSGGIQEEAPALGKPVLVLRRETERPEAVTAGTVKLAGTDTEEIYRLAAELLDDPAAYDRMAKAVNPYGDGRACPRIAQAILSHFLGAQPPEPFVPAH
- a CDS encoding undecaprenyl/decaprenyl-phosphate alpha-N-acetylglucosaminyl 1-phosphate transferase, translating into MFLNTAVWIKVMLAILIAFVVSFALTPVVKILAQKVGAMDVPGEARRVHDHPIPRMGGLAIFLGFIVSMLLFVDITQEVRGILLGSIIIVITGVIDDIISLRAWTKFLIQILSAVIAVLHGVVINVVSNPNVFSSQEAIVLGWLAIPLTVLWIVGITNSVNLIDGLDGLAVGVSTISCVTILVVALLVSEPNVALIVAALAGACIGFMPYNLNPARIFMGDTGSLLLGYVLATVSVLGLFKFYAIVTFVVPVLALAVPLSDTLFAFCRRILHGQSPFHADRGHFHHKLMDLGLNQKQAVAILYAISATLGLAAVVLTTKGSIRIALLVLALLIGFVVCAFIRKSVHKHHIDVELQEAQEAAEAAEAAEAAEAAEAAEQANNADAAEAPAQEVNDEQTH
- the gltX gene encoding glutamate--tRNA ligase, coding for MKDQKWFEDMEQRIPHGEVRTRFAPSPTGYMHVGNLRTALYTYLIARHAGGKFILRIEDTDQGRYVEGAVDVIYSTMRACGLTHDEGPDVGGPVGPYVQTERRGLYKEYAELLIARGHAYRCFCDKDDAAEENVSDGAVIHKYDGRCSRLSEEEIAANLAAGKPYVIRQKIPREGKTTFHDEIFGDITVDNDTLDDQVLIKRDGLPTYNFANVIDDHLMGITHVVRGSEYLSSTPKYNLLYEGFGWEIPKYIHCSPVMRDQHNKMSKRHGDPSYEDLIAQGYLSEAVVNYVALLGWAPGGEREIYSLPELVEAFDIKGISKSPAIFDIDKLKYFNSAYIRAMTPEQFAAVAAPYIRQTVKNPTIDPAQIAPLLQQRCEVLTDIPEKVDFFDALPEYDITLYTNKKSKTDPAVSLEMLKTVRPLLAELPAWDDETLLAAMKDLAERLEVKNAKVMWPVRIAVSGRAVTPGGAVEICRILGRDETLRRIDAGIAKLEG